The following coding sequences are from one Humulus lupulus chromosome X, drHumLupu1.1, whole genome shotgun sequence window:
- the LOC133806257 gene encoding uncharacterized protein LOC133806257 codes for MRKKQLPHTCSRRGYARTMDDMSRESSKPVTRVQAFLKTHTKKNGEPVNAQAAEVIEKLQVLANEKPDSCTTQNTVQDALTIIFGPDKNGRSLANGRGVTNTKLAILRARDDHISQLESSQCEMKNKMSEMMNLINTIAKSVNIQGFTQPSEAESHMPSPMSVNNLKFTPENNACNLLD; via the exons atgaggaagaaacAACTCCCACATACATGCAGCAggagaggatatgctcgaacaatggatgacatg AGTAGGGAAAGCTCAAAACCTGTAACAAGAGTTCAAGCTTTCTTAAAGACACACacaaagaagaatggtgaacctgtgaATGCACAAGCTGCTGAAGTTATT GAGAAGCTACAAGTTCTTGCAAATGAAAAACCAGATTCATGCACAACACAGAATACTGTACAAGATGCTCTCACTATCATATTTGGTCCTGACAAGAATGGTAGATCATTAGCTAATGGGAGGGGAGTAACTAATACAAAGTTAGCTATTCTAAGAGCAAGAGATGACCATATTTCACAATTGGAATCAAGTCAATGTGAGATGAAGAATAAAATGTCTGAGATGATGAATCTTATTAATACTATTGCAAAAAGTGTAAACATTCAg GGGTTTACTCAACCAAGTGAAGCGGAGTCACACATGCCTTCTCCTATG AGTGTTAATAATCTGAAGTTCACTCCTGAAAACAATGCTTGCAATTTACTTGATTGA